The Takifugu flavidus isolate HTHZ2018 chromosome 17, ASM371156v2, whole genome shotgun sequence genome contains a region encoding:
- the LOC130513838 gene encoding MAP7 domain-containing protein 2-like isoform X6, with the protein MTEVAPGCPGTALAPPHTAPTASRNASPCRSASDHGSPSGTRRQLAKDKREEDEKAQELLEALRDKERRAQQQLDRCAEERGRKMEEQRRKEQKRRAAAEEKRRQQQEAEKERLEALVRKRAGGNERRGGGGGGGGGETRDHLEHRPKRWTWGGPPDGVEGNPKTPPSHAIGSALPNELSAASCTRQSCNVGDFLSPPAMDPPVSKELSSSSSAIHSSERVSFVSHRTASPKDHKTYRSSSNRRSTAGFPEETSRAKTPTGEFPNAPARSSSFRSNSKGPATPKRVRSTRSPAQSPCSPGQYPPSPLRQRATTPSVEDRGHAELKGHSSLERKTKSETSEKKMPKSSSKELTADSPVTATGRSAAGTTDAEEASRLLAERRRLARIQKEQEERERQEEERLRAEEEQRRLQEARERQERAAQQAEEERVRQEEERRTREDEERRQKEQRWKDMQDQLDKEREEAFLRAQREAERKRQERELLHIQEEQERLQRKKRIEEIMKRTRKSEVEPLPTAGADTRTDLIVHPEEEAGSPAEAPVITLGSLETKSCVDELSDGVQSMDVSVLHLISSQTASAVL; encoded by the exons ATGACAGAGGTGGCTCCAGGCTGCCCggggacag CCCTGGCCCCGCCTCACACGGCGCCGACCGCCAGCCGCAACGCTTCTCCCTGCCGATCAGCATCCGACCACGGCAGCCCGTCAG gGACCCGGCGACAGTTAGCAAAAGACAAACGGGAGGAAGACGAGAAGGCACAGG AACTGTTGGAGGCGCTGCGGGACAAAGAGCGGcgtgcgcagcagcagctggaccgcTGTGCCgaggagcgagggaggaagatggaggagcagaggaggaaggagcagaagcgccgggctgcagctgaggagaagagacgacagcagcaggaggcagaaaag gagaggctggaggctCTGGTCCGCAAGAGAGCCGGAGGCAACgagaggcgaggaggaggaggaggaggaggagggggagagaccCGAGACCACCTGGAACACAGGCCTAAGCGATGGACATGGGGAGGACCGCCTGACGGAGTGGAGG GTAACCCTAAGACCCCACCCTCCCACGCCATTGGCTCCGCCCTGCCCAATgagctctctgctgcttcctgcaccAGGCAATCCTGCAACG TtggtgacttcctgtctccacctGCGATGGATCCGCCAGTCAGCAAAGAGCTTTCCAGCTCTTCGTCTGCCATCCATTCAtcagagagag TGTCCTTTGTGTCCCATCGAACAGCTTCACCCAAAGACCATAAAACCTACAGAAGTTCCTCCAACCGCAGGAGCACAGCTGGATTTCCTGAGGAGACGTCCAGAGCTAAAACACCCACT GGTGAGTTTCCAAACGCTCCAGCCCGCAGCTCATCCTTCAGGTCCAATAGCAAGGGCCCGGCCACACCAAAacg GGTGAGGTCAACCAGGAGTCCCGCCCAGTCCCCCTGTTCCCCCGGCCAGTACCCTCCCTCCCCACTCCGGCAGAGGGCCACCACTCCCAGTGTTGAGGACAGGGGTCACGCCGAgctcaaaggtcacagcagcctggagaggAAAACCAAATCGGAGACATCGGAGAAAAAGATGCCCAAGTCCAGCAGCAAAGAACTGACCGCAG actCTCCAGTCACAGCGACAGGCCGGAGCGCTGCCGGAACCACAGATGCTGAGGAGGCGTCCCGACTGCTGGCAGAGAGACGGCGTCTGGCTCGGATAcaaaaggagcaggaggagagagagcgtcaggaggaggagag ACTgagggctgaggaggagcagaggaggctgcaggaggcgaGGGAGCGCCAGGAGAGGGCCGCCCAGCAGGccgaggaggagagggtgaggcaggaggaggagaggaggaccagggaggatgaagagagacGGCAGAAGGAGCAACGGTGGAAGGACATGCAGGATCAGCTGGACAAAGAG AGGGAGGAGGCTTTCCTGAGAGCTCAGAGGGAggcggagaggaagaggcaggagcgggagctgctgcacatccaggaggagcaggagaggctgcagaggaagaag AGAATCGAGGAGATCATGAAGCGAACACGAAAAAGTGAAGTGGAGCCTCTTCCCACGGCTGGAG CTGACACGAGGACGGACCTAATAGTCCACCCGGAGGAGGAGGCTGGCTCCCCAGCCGAGGCCCCCGTCATCACGCTGGGATCCCTGGAGACCAAGAGCTGCGTGGACGAGCTGTCTGATGGCGTCCAGTCCATGGACGTCAG TGTCTTGCATCTCATTTCATCCCAGACTGCTTCCGCAGTTTTGTAG
- the LOC130513838 gene encoding MAP7 domain-containing protein 2-like isoform X7, with protein MAQPSASPGARRRSDGSVRESLFFPVSERNEQERLEALVRKRAGGNERRGGGGGGGGGETRDHLEHRPKRWTWGGPPDGVEGNPKTPPSHAIGSALPNELSAASCTRQSCNVGDFLSPPAMDPPVSKELSSSSSAIHSSERVSFVSHRTASPKDHKTYRSSSNRRSTAGFPEETSRAKTPTGEFPNAPARSSSFRSNSKGPATPKRVRSTRSPAQSPCSPGQYPPSPLRQRATTPSVEDRGHAELKGHSSLERKTKSETSEKKMPKSSSKELTADSPVTATGRSAAGTTDAEEASRLLAERRRLARIQKEQEERERQEEERLRAEEEQRRLQEARERQERAAQQAEEERVRQEEERRTREDEERRQKEQRWKDMQDQLDKEREEAFLRAQREAERKRQERELLHIQEEQERLQRKKRIEEIMKRTRKSEVEPLPTAGADTRTDLIVHPEEEAGSPAEAPVITLGSLETKSCVDELSDGVQSMDVSSPSVSISPVSREEQASAQDFSPVMEEHVLDLEAPGRHSTQTPTYPKVQASSGVGDLNKNLLIQACSAESSQLMCSVGPSKLDVQ; from the exons ATGGCGCAGCCGAGCGCATCGCCAGGCGCCCGTCGCCGTAGCGATGGCTCAGTGAGAGAGTCTCTgttctttcctgtttctgaaCGCAACGagcaggagaggctggaggctCTGGTCCGCAAGAGAGCCGGAGGCAACgagaggcgaggaggaggaggaggaggaggagggggagagaccCGAGACCACCTGGAACACAGGCCTAAGCGATGGACATGGGGAGGACCGCCTGACGGAGTGGAGG GTAACCCTAAGACCCCACCCTCCCACGCCATTGGCTCCGCCCTGCCCAATgagctctctgctgcttcctgcaccAGGCAATCCTGCAACG TtggtgacttcctgtctccacctGCGATGGATCCGCCAGTCAGCAAAGAGCTTTCCAGCTCTTCGTCTGCCATCCATTCAtcagagagag TGTCCTTTGTGTCCCATCGAACAGCTTCACCCAAAGACCATAAAACCTACAGAAGTTCCTCCAACCGCAGGAGCACAGCTGGATTTCCTGAGGAGACGTCCAGAGCTAAAACACCCACT GGTGAGTTTCCAAACGCTCCAGCCCGCAGCTCATCCTTCAGGTCCAATAGCAAGGGCCCGGCCACACCAAAacg GGTGAGGTCAACCAGGAGTCCCGCCCAGTCCCCCTGTTCCCCCGGCCAGTACCCTCCCTCCCCACTCCGGCAGAGGGCCACCACTCCCAGTGTTGAGGACAGGGGTCACGCCGAgctcaaaggtcacagcagcctggagaggAAAACCAAATCGGAGACATCGGAGAAAAAGATGCCCAAGTCCAGCAGCAAAGAACTGACCGCAG actCTCCAGTCACAGCGACAGGCCGGAGCGCTGCCGGAACCACAGATGCTGAGGAGGCGTCCCGACTGCTGGCAGAGAGACGGCGTCTGGCTCGGATAcaaaaggagcaggaggagagagagcgtcaggaggaggagag ACTgagggctgaggaggagcagaggaggctgcaggaggcgaGGGAGCGCCAGGAGAGGGCCGCCCAGCAGGccgaggaggagagggtgaggcaggaggaggagaggaggaccagggaggatgaagagagacGGCAGAAGGAGCAACGGTGGAAGGACATGCAGGATCAGCTGGACAAAGAG AGGGAGGAGGCTTTCCTGAGAGCTCAGAGGGAggcggagaggaagaggcaggagcgggagctgctgcacatccaggaggagcaggagaggctgcagaggaagaag AGAATCGAGGAGATCATGAAGCGAACACGAAAAAGTGAAGTGGAGCCTCTTCCCACGGCTGGAG CTGACACGAGGACGGACCTAATAGTCCACCCGGAGGAGGAGGCTGGCTCCCCAGCCGAGGCCCCCGTCATCACGCTGGGATCCCTGGAGACCAAGAGCTGCGTGGACGAGCTGTCTGATGGCGTCCAGTCCATGGACGTCAG TTCTCCATCTGTATCCATCAGTCCAGTTTCTAGGGAGGAGCAAGCGAGCGCTCAAGACTTCTCACCCGTCATGGAGGAACACGTCTTGGACCTGGAGGCTCCAGGACGCCACAGCACGCAAACCCCCACCTACCCGAAGGTGCAGGCCAGCAGTGGGGTCGGGGACCTCAACAAGAACCTGCTGATCCAAGCATGCAGCGCCGAATCCTCCCAGCTCATGTGCAGCGTCGGGCCGAGCAAGCTGGACGTCCAGTAG
- the LOC130513838 gene encoding MAP7 domain-containing protein 2-like isoform X8 encodes MAQPSASPGARRRSDGSVRESLFFPVSERNEQERLEALVRKRAGGNERRGGGGGGGGGETRDHLEHRPKRWTWGGPPDGVEGNPKTPPSHAIGSALPNELSAASCTRQSCNVGDFLSPPAMDPPVSKELSSSSSAIHSSERVSFVSHRTASPKDHKTYRSSSNRRSTAGFPEETSRAKTPTGEFPNAPARSSSFRSNSKGPATPKRVRSTRSPAQSPCSPGQYPPSPLRQRATTPSVEDRGHAELKGHSSLERKTKSETSEKKMPKSSSKELTADSPVTATGRSAAGTTDAEEASRLLAERRRLARIQKEQEERERQEEERLRAEEEQRRLQEARERQERAAQQAEEERVRQEEERRTREDEERRQKEQRWKDMQDQLDKEREEAFLRAQREAERKRQERELLHIQEEQERLQRKKRIEEIMKRTRKSEVEPLPTAGADTRTDLIVHPEEEAGSPAEAPVITLGSLETKSCVDELSDGVQSMDVSPVSREEQASAQDFSPVMEEHVLDLEAPGRHSTQTPTYPKVQASSGVGDLNKNLLIQACSAESSQLMCSVGPSKLDVQ; translated from the exons ATGGCGCAGCCGAGCGCATCGCCAGGCGCCCGTCGCCGTAGCGATGGCTCAGTGAGAGAGTCTCTgttctttcctgtttctgaaCGCAACGagcaggagaggctggaggctCTGGTCCGCAAGAGAGCCGGAGGCAACgagaggcgaggaggaggaggaggaggaggagggggagagaccCGAGACCACCTGGAACACAGGCCTAAGCGATGGACATGGGGAGGACCGCCTGACGGAGTGGAGG GTAACCCTAAGACCCCACCCTCCCACGCCATTGGCTCCGCCCTGCCCAATgagctctctgctgcttcctgcaccAGGCAATCCTGCAACG TtggtgacttcctgtctccacctGCGATGGATCCGCCAGTCAGCAAAGAGCTTTCCAGCTCTTCGTCTGCCATCCATTCAtcagagagag TGTCCTTTGTGTCCCATCGAACAGCTTCACCCAAAGACCATAAAACCTACAGAAGTTCCTCCAACCGCAGGAGCACAGCTGGATTTCCTGAGGAGACGTCCAGAGCTAAAACACCCACT GGTGAGTTTCCAAACGCTCCAGCCCGCAGCTCATCCTTCAGGTCCAATAGCAAGGGCCCGGCCACACCAAAacg GGTGAGGTCAACCAGGAGTCCCGCCCAGTCCCCCTGTTCCCCCGGCCAGTACCCTCCCTCCCCACTCCGGCAGAGGGCCACCACTCCCAGTGTTGAGGACAGGGGTCACGCCGAgctcaaaggtcacagcagcctggagaggAAAACCAAATCGGAGACATCGGAGAAAAAGATGCCCAAGTCCAGCAGCAAAGAACTGACCGCAG actCTCCAGTCACAGCGACAGGCCGGAGCGCTGCCGGAACCACAGATGCTGAGGAGGCGTCCCGACTGCTGGCAGAGAGACGGCGTCTGGCTCGGATAcaaaaggagcaggaggagagagagcgtcaggaggaggagag ACTgagggctgaggaggagcagaggaggctgcaggaggcgaGGGAGCGCCAGGAGAGGGCCGCCCAGCAGGccgaggaggagagggtgaggcaggaggaggagaggaggaccagggaggatgaagagagacGGCAGAAGGAGCAACGGTGGAAGGACATGCAGGATCAGCTGGACAAAGAG AGGGAGGAGGCTTTCCTGAGAGCTCAGAGGGAggcggagaggaagaggcaggagcgggagctgctgcacatccaggaggagcaggagaggctgcagaggaagaag AGAATCGAGGAGATCATGAAGCGAACACGAAAAAGTGAAGTGGAGCCTCTTCCCACGGCTGGAG CTGACACGAGGACGGACCTAATAGTCCACCCGGAGGAGGAGGCTGGCTCCCCAGCCGAGGCCCCCGTCATCACGCTGGGATCCCTGGAGACCAAGAGCTGCGTGGACGAGCTGTCTGATGGCGTCCAGTCCATGGACGTCAG TCCAGTTTCTAGGGAGGAGCAAGCGAGCGCTCAAGACTTCTCACCCGTCATGGAGGAACACGTCTTGGACCTGGAGGCTCCAGGACGCCACAGCACGCAAACCCCCACCTACCCGAAGGTGCAGGCCAGCAGTGGGGTCGGGGACCTCAACAAGAACCTGCTGATCCAAGCATGCAGCGCCGAATCCTCCCAGCTCATGTGCAGCGTCGGGCCGAGCAAGCTGGACGTCCAGTAG